In Leifsonia sp. PS1209, the genomic stretch CCGTGAGTCCGTCGACCGCCAGATGATCGTGCGCGAGAAGGGCGGCCGCATCCAGATCGGCGTACTCGAAGACAAGGTGCTCGTCGAGCACTACGTCGCCAAGTCGCAGGAGGCGTCGCTGATCGGCAACGTCTACCTGGGTCGCGTGCAGAACGTGCTGCCCAGCATGGAGGCTGCGTTCGTCGACATCGGCCGCGGCCGCAATGCCGTGCTGTACTCCGGCGAGGTCGACTGGGATGCCGCGGAGACCGGCAACCAGCCGCGCCGCATCGAGCTGGCGCTCAAGCCGGGCGACCGCGTGCTCGTCCAGGTCACGAAGGACCCCGTCGGGCACAAGGGCGCCCGCCTGACCAGCCAGGTCTCGCTGCCCGGCCGCTACCTCGTCTACGTGCCGAACGGCTCGATGAACGGGATCAGCCGCAAGCTTCCGGACACCGAGCGTGCCCGTCTGAAGAAGATCCTCAAAGAGGTCCTGCCGGAGAACACCGGCGTCATCGTGCGCACCGCCGCCGAGGGCGCGACCGAGGAGCAGCTGACGCTCGACGTCACGCGCCTCACCGCGCAGTGGGCGGACATCAGCAGGCAGGTCGAGACCGTCGGGGCGCCCGCGCTGCTGCACAGTGAGCCCGACCTGCTGATCAAGATCGTCAGGGACGTCTTCAACGAGGACTTCCAGAAGCTGATCATCGCCGGTCAGGATGCGCAGAGCACCATCGAGAACTACCTCCGCCAGGTCGCCCCCGACCTCCTCGACCGCGTCGAGGCGTACACGGGCGAGCGGGATGCGTTCGACGAGTTCCGCATCACGGAGCAGATCGAGAAGGCGCTCGACCGCAAGGTCTGGCTGCCGTCCGGTGGGTCCCTGGTGATCGACCGCACAGAGGCGATGACGGTCGTCGACGTCAACACCGGCAAGTTCGTCGGCTCCGGCGGCAACCTGGAAGAGACCGTCACCAAGAACAACCTGGAAGCGGCCGAGGAGATCGTCCGCCAGCTGCGTCTGCGCGACATCGGCGGCATCATCGTCGTCGACTTCATCGACATGGTGCTCGAGTCCAACCGCGACCTCGTGCTCCGCCGCCTGATCGAGTGCCTGAGCCGCGACCGCACCAAGCACCAGGTGGCAGAGGTCACCTCGCTCGGCCTCGTGCAGATGACGAGGAAGAAGCTCGGCCTCGGCCTGCTCGAGACGTTCAGCGAGGCGTGCGAGGCCTGTGCGGGCCGCGGTGTCATCGTGCACCACGACCCGGTCGTCAAGCACCGCCAGACCCCGCAGCAGCAGCCGCAGAGCGAGCGCCGCCGCGGCCGTGGCGGCCAGCAGTCCGGTGGAAACGGCTCGTCGAACGGCAACGGCAACGGCAACGGATCGTCGAACGGAAACGGCAACGGCGGCTCGAACGGGAACGGCGGTGGCACCCCCACCGGCGTGACCCACGCCATCACCGACGACGCCAAGAACGCGCTGGCTCAGATCGCGGCGAGCACGCTGGCCCACCCGCACGACGAGCACCAGCCGGTGGATGCGCCTGCCGCCTCCGCGGAGTCCGCTCACGGCAAGCATGTCGCCGGCGAGCAGGAGCAGCAGCAGGATGCTCCGAAGAAGTCCCGCAGGAAGAGCGGCAAGCGCGACAGGGTCAAGGCGGCGGAGGCCGAGCAGGCTGCGACCGAGCAGCCAGCGACGCAGGAGAGCGCCCCGCAGGCCGAGGCGGCGCCGGTGCGCGAGCAGCAGCAGCGCGAGCCCCGCGAGCCGCAGGCGCCCGCTGAGCGCCCGGCAGCGTCCCGCGAGAGCGCGGACGCGTCCGTGCCCCTGATCGAGCTCCCTGAGCCCGCAGCGGCTCCTGTGACGCGTCGCACGCCCACCAAGGAGGCCGAGCTGCTGCTCGACTCCGTGCTGGACGCCCTTCCGCAGCCGAAGCAGCCCGGTCAGGGCCGCGGACGCAGCCGCAGGGTGAGCACGGCGGCGATCGTCGGTGGAGACACCGCGCCCCAGATCACGCGGGCAGAGATCATCCGGGCGGAGCAGGGCGAGTAGCCCACCGCATCCCGAACCGCGTGAAGGCGCGGGGTCAGTGCTTGCGCACTCGATCCCGCGCCTTCACTCGTAGTCCGCTGGCGCGCAGCCGGATGACCAGCTCCTTGCCGTCGACGGCGGTGGCTCCCGCGGCCACCAGCTCGTCGTAGCGCTTGTCCGGCACGTCGTAGTGGTCGAGGTCGAACGCGCGCCGCGCGATGTCGTTGGCGGCCGCGAACGCGTGCAGCTCGTCGAGGCTGGAATCGCTCACCAGGTGCGACCACAACATGCCGTGGGCGGGCCATGCCGGGGGATCGATCAGGACCGTCATACAATGATCATAGGAACCGACGCCGTCGATGGCGTCGATCGGCCCCGGAGCCCTCTCGTTGAATTGACGATAGAAGGGTCGTCGGGTAAAGTTGACCGTTGGTGTGTGTCGGGCGTATCCCGCTCGACCATCATGGTTTTCTGAGAGCCGCTCCGTCGCACTGCGACGAAGACGGACTCGCCAGTAACTTCCTGAAGAGTAAACAGACAGGACCAGGTCCGCGGCTCATCGAGCCGAGGGGAGCTGTTCCCCGAAGAAAAGGTACGTAAAAGTGGTTTACGCAGTTGTGCGCGCCGGAGGCCGGCAGGAAAAGGTCGAGGTCGGCACCATCGTGACGATGGACCGGATCAAGGCTGATAAGAACGGCAACGTCGAGCTGGCTGCTGTGCTGCTTGTCGACGGCGACAAGATCACCTCCGACGCCGGTTCGCTGGCGAAGGTCAAGGTCACCGCTGAGGTCCTCAACGACCTCCGTGGCCCGAAGATCGTGATCCAGAAGTTCAAGAACAAGACCGGCTACAAGAAGCGCCAGGGGCACCGTCAGGACCTCACGCGCGTCAAGATCACCGGCATCAAGTAGCCGATCGACCTCAGGCTTAGGAGAAGAAGCAGATGGCACACAAAAAGGGAGCGAGCTCCACTCGCAACGGTCGTGACTCGAACGCACAGCGCCTCGGCGTGAAGCGCTTCGGTGGCCAGGTCGTCGGAGCGGGCGAGATCATCGTCCGCCAGCGCGGCACCCACTTCCACCCCGGCGTGAACGTCGGACGTGGCGGCGACGACACCCTGTTCGCCCTCGCAGCCGGCTCGGTCGAGTTCGGCAACAAGGGCGGCCGCAAGGTCGTCAACATCGTGGCCGCCGAGGCGTAAAGCCCCGCACCACGCACCAGCATTCGAGGATGGGCGGGCTTCGGCCCGCCCTTTCTCCATTTACAGACTGAACAGTCAGGAAACGAGGGACCC encodes the following:
- the rpmA gene encoding 50S ribosomal protein L27; this translates as MAHKKGASSTRNGRDSNAQRLGVKRFGGQVVGAGEIIVRQRGTHFHPGVNVGRGGDDTLFALAAGSVEFGNKGGRKVVNIVAAEA
- a CDS encoding DUF4031 domain-containing protein — encoded protein: MTVLIDPPAWPAHGMLWSHLVSDSSLDELHAFAAANDIARRAFDLDHYDVPDKRYDELVAAGATAVDGKELVIRLRASGLRVKARDRVRKH
- a CDS encoding Rne/Rng family ribonuclease; amino-acid sequence: MVENENTDNTQDNGSEAGPRKRSRLFGSRKSAKKSASAVPANDSREAIASSAPTVAGHASTAPAVQERTPMDEKIHDNHDDIIGSGPFPAGQPAVTTEQTPDAGAAQPADAGTDSTDAAGSAPAAPAAPDAPAAEADTALPGLPPTTLLFQAPDILPLPPLPHDEYDDDEPSTVRRRSRRRAGEENRSGSNDPANTVVKVRAPREPELITEPQRIKGSTRLEAKKQRRRDGRDAGRRRPVITEAEFLARRESVDRQMIVREKGGRIQIGVLEDKVLVEHYVAKSQEASLIGNVYLGRVQNVLPSMEAAFVDIGRGRNAVLYSGEVDWDAAETGNQPRRIELALKPGDRVLVQVTKDPVGHKGARLTSQVSLPGRYLVYVPNGSMNGISRKLPDTERARLKKILKEVLPENTGVIVRTAAEGATEEQLTLDVTRLTAQWADISRQVETVGAPALLHSEPDLLIKIVRDVFNEDFQKLIIAGQDAQSTIENYLRQVAPDLLDRVEAYTGERDAFDEFRITEQIEKALDRKVWLPSGGSLVIDRTEAMTVVDVNTGKFVGSGGNLEETVTKNNLEAAEEIVRQLRLRDIGGIIVVDFIDMVLESNRDLVLRRLIECLSRDRTKHQVAEVTSLGLVQMTRKKLGLGLLETFSEACEACAGRGVIVHHDPVVKHRQTPQQQPQSERRRGRGGQQSGGNGSSNGNGNGNGSSNGNGNGGSNGNGGGTPTGVTHAITDDAKNALAQIAASTLAHPHDEHQPVDAPAASAESAHGKHVAGEQEQQQDAPKKSRRKSGKRDRVKAAEAEQAATEQPATQESAPQAEAAPVREQQQREPREPQAPAERPAASRESADASVPLIELPEPAAAPVTRRTPTKEAELLLDSVLDALPQPKQPGQGRGRSRRVSTAAIVGGDTAPQITRAEIIRAEQGE
- the rplU gene encoding 50S ribosomal protein L21 — encoded protein: MVYAVVRAGGRQEKVEVGTIVTMDRIKADKNGNVELAAVLLVDGDKITSDAGSLAKVKVTAEVLNDLRGPKIVIQKFKNKTGYKKRQGHRQDLTRVKITGIK